CAGGTTAAAAACTCCGTATTCCTCCCTTGAAAATTCCCTCGCTATCACCGCCCTGCTCAGGAAGCCAAGGAGCATAGAGATTACCGTCCCGGCAAAGACGATTCCCGTCCCCCTGGCAATCTTCTGCAAAGCCTGGCTCGCCTCGCTCATGGGGTTCACCCGGTTGGATTTTGATCCGTGATGATATTCTCAAGCTCCCTAAGTCTTCTCTCAAAGAGCTTCTCTTCGAAGACCCTGAAACCAACGTAATCCGCCAGCATTACCCTGATATCTTCCCTGTACTGGCTTCCTGTTAAAACTCCATAAATTGAAGCTGGCTTGTAGCTTTTGACCCTGTAAAGTTCTCTTAGAACATCTCTCCTGAGATAAAAGTCCTTCTCACGCCATGCATCTCTTCTCTTGTAGAACCCCATTACAAGGGAGTAAACATCAATCACGTCCTTCCAGTGCTTGTCCCTCTTGTCGTCCGGATAATCTCCCGCATTGGTGTAGATGTCGAACTTTAAAGCCAAGACCGCCTCAGGAAAAGCCACGTCAACATCCCCTTCATCGATTATATTCCTGCCGAAGTCACGAACTTCAAAGTGAACCCTCGAATAATACCCGTTTCTGAAAATTGACGAAGCGAACGGAGTGTCAAAGCTGAGCTGAGAAGGCTTTCGGTCAAATAGAAAATCAACCTTCACTTCTTCCCTGACGATTAAGGTTTTGATGGGCTTTGCAAATCTGAAGCCCGCGCTCTGAAAGCCAAGGTTTTTCATGACTTCGTTTATTTCCTCAAAGCTTTCAGCCTTTGCAAGAAAGTCAATGTCAATTGAGGGGACACCGTTGTAGCCCAAAACATTGTCCACCCAGTAATACACGCTCCAGCCGCCAACAAGAAGAACCTTCCCTTTTAACTCCTCGGCAATATTGAACATTGCGTTTATTGATTCCCTGATAACATTGTTGTTGTAGCTCCTCAGATCATAAACCTCAAGGGCTATATCGTCGGAAAGTTTAACCTCCTTCATTCTTCTCACCTTCGATTGTGGAAACAACGGTTTCAAAGACATCGTCAAAGAGCCTTGTGTACGTTCCCTGGACAAGCATATCAGCGAGAATCATTCCCCAGCCTGGGATGTAATAACCGTTGAGCTCCTTCCGGATTTTGAAGTAGAAGTCATCGTAGATGTAAACCTTGAAGGGGTAGCCGTCAGGATCCCTGAACTTCATGAGCTCTTTGAATGTTCTTTCACTTGCATAGATGATCCCACCCGCGGGGCTGATTATCCTGCCGAGCAGCCAGAGGGCTGAGTTTCCGGAGAAGAGAACCAGATCCCTCAGGTCGTAATCCGGGATAAGCTTCATGGTTACCGGGCTCAGAGAGTTCAGTATTATCTTCTTATCCTTCGCCCACCTGAATATCAGCCCCTTCCTGTCAAGGATCATCAGCTTTCCGCCCGGCACCACCGTCAGATAATTTTCCTTTCTTAGAGTCCTGACAACCTGAAAGACGTACTTGTAGTTCATCCCGGTGATTCTTGAGATTTCAGGGACTGAAATTGGGGCATGATCAAAAAGCAGGCTGTAAACCTTCTCCCTCGAAGTTGGGGGTTTCACCCTCTCCACCAAATCCATAATATCAACAAATATTTAAAAGTCTTTTGTTGATATTGATGATAAAGAACATATGACTTGAACCACATGGGTACCCCCGAACCGGTTCGGGGATTTGTCAATAAGCGCTTCGATGGCTTTGCTCGGAACCAGAAAACATTGAAATTGCTATTCCCAGCAAAAACAACCCCCGTCCCCCTCGCGATCTTCTGCAGTGCCTGACTCGCTTCGCCCATGGGATTCACCCGCTCAGCAAAGTGAACAGTCCAATCAGCAGTATTATCACGTTTATGACCATTTTAAGCTTCTCCCTATCGGCGATTCGGTTCAGGTGGGTGCCGAGGTAAACCCCGGGGACAGTCCCGAGGATCAGCGTTCCCGCGAGGCCGTAATCAACCCCACCGATGCCAGCATAGTTCAGGAAGCTGAACCCGGAGAGCGCCAGTCCGTAGACTATAGTCACACCAACGACGTCCCTCGGGTCGAGTTTGGCCACGTTCATCAGGGCAAAGCCCACTATGACCCCGGCCCCGACAGAGGTGAACTGGACGGTCAGGCCAACTATGAAGCCGAGGAGGTAAACGTATGCCCATCGCGGCCTAACGGGAAGGTTGAGCTCACCCCTGAGGAGGCTCAGAACCGCGCTGACGACGAGTATTGCCCCGAGGAGTGCGGTAAGGTAGTCGTTGAGGACGTTCCTGTCTATCCACCTGAGGAGTATCCCGCCGAGCACCACCGCGGGAACGCTTCCTGCGAAGAGCCTCAGCGCTATGTCGTATCTTATCCTGCTCTTTTTCCCGTGGAAGAACACTCCAAAGACCCTCGTGATGGTGGCGTAGAGCAGGTCGGTCCCCACGGCGGTTAGAGGCTCGACTCCGAGAAAGATGAGGGAAGGGGTCATCAAAGCCCCGCCGCCAATCCCTGTGAGGC
This window of the Thermococcus sp. genome carries:
- a CDS encoding sulfite exporter TauE/SafE family protein, with translation MNPLTFAGLGFLVGVLVGLTGIGGGALMTPSLIFLGVEPLTAVGTDLLYATITRVFGVFFHGKKSRIRYDIALRLFAGSVPAVVLGGILLRWIDRNVLNDYLTALLGAILVVSAVLSLLRGELNLPVRPRWAYVYLLGFIVGLTVQFTSVGAGVIVGFALMNVAKLDPRDVVGVTIVYGLALSGFSFLNYAGIGGVDYGLAGTLILGTVPGVYLGTHLNRIADREKLKMVINVIILLIGLFTLLSG